A portion of the Marinobacter alexandrii genome contains these proteins:
- a CDS encoding DUF6443 domain-containing protein — protein MKMFKLVLKVLTIGLLFLISSYSHAQQCQGVSSCPPGDDCGLITSYRDADGDGKGDPNVSLTCINIPGGYVSNDDDCDDSNASVWNTCCTKKKWYRDADNDNYGHASIHVWNCTRPSGYVANNLDCNDGNSSITLARNWYIDSDGDGKGADASSSFHQNLPPGELGTIRIVDCSQPSGYVANNSDCNDLDGNVQGYEWAYDSDGDGFGDPNNTYFGCDGGSSYVLNKTDCNDNSAVINPNTKWYKDADGDGYSDGTVVTQCNRPTNYFLASELTQTSGDCNDDPQNSGSDINLAVKWYKDQDGDGYSDGTTVTQCNRPNHYFKESELTQISGDCADNDETRNPETIWYEDDDKDSFGNPNRTRVQCANPTTLEDHWVRNANDCNDTDGHGPPTWYLDNDGDGYAGYSTITQCNRPSNGFTSPSDCDDENTSITTERIWFIDNDGDGQGADLSSPFHQGLPSSELGTVTKTDCDQPNGYVANNTDCNDFDQNVQQTLWAYDGDGDTFGDPNNTYVGCGSDGYVANTDDCDDSSTAINPNTRWYKDGDGDGYSNGTSITQCGRPNNYYLASELTATSGDCNDNNSNIISSTTWYRDGDGDGLGNSNNTTTSCTQPSGFVLTGGDCDDHDASIRGRVRWYEDADEDGFGNPNGQTLVRCTAPQSPEGDTQWVRNNQDCDDTDGQGPPEWYVDIDGDGAAGNSSMRACTQPPNTYSSSTDCDDRDPNVIGPRTWYVDNDGDGLGANMNSERNLNLPPSEIGEPTKISCDKPLGYVDNNLDCYDIDPNIQASLAGTYYHDADGDGFGDASTAMNSCEPLEGYVTNGDDCDDNEISGFEINPRTKWYKDRDGDGFSDGIYDMGCNRSANFFYLPSELEATQGDCDDDNPNINRIIWYKDQDNDNLGDPSTFTYNCNQPEGYVSNKHDECPNYAGEGNGCPDFGINYIKTRTARVAGVAINDIKSRPIDEVTLSTIYFDGLGNNLQQVTRAASPLAHDIVIPFAYDDLGRMEKEYLPYVASSATGAYQINALNESYLESDQYQFYQTTPGIAHDPMPYAQKRFENSPLSRVQEQAAPGQAWQVGGKSVKMGYDTNTGLEVILWNNDDFENLTGSFYKPGELMKISITDEDGNETITFTDKKGQVILNRSAVEEGVWADTYYIYDNYGRLRVVLQPEAIKMINENLNDFQTEGYEVITDDYYITSDDVNKKFLYVDGVTVKITPRIRITPEFRLKEIDVTLSQDALELWAFQYHYDGRHRMIEKKVPGADWVYMVYDRWDRLVLTQDGNQRENSEWLFTKYDELNRPVIAGIASMGGSLDQIRNDVKNGENRYEEKGIALHGYTNNALPTNSAIQQVHTVTYYDEYPEGMPVELNASYPADFDGAITSQSLKGQLTSSKTNVLGGEEFLWSSTYYDEKYRPLKEVTQNQWGDPEVIYSEYDFIGQVKKTRQVHDSEEYAEINERYEHDHTGRLLSHFHKLNEESEILLVANEYNELGQVLEKNIHKKGEDFQQSQDYAYNIRGWLKSINDPGLTDFTESHKDLFGMELLYNVEDGPLGNKSLFNGNISAMRWSDWSAFGSNQSRAYRYKYDQLNRLKSADHFINNNDVNKYDVSGLSYDLNGNIEMLKRRNESTTTYMDDLSYTYSGNRLMMVSDEAGEAGFEDGNTSGEDYQYDANGNMITDLNKEISSISYNHLNLAERIDFQNGDYVLYSYDAAGIKMSKEAVINGESSLTDYIGNFIYENDTLQFIQHVEGRIMPLSAGHPGLDSGSSEGWDYQYHLTDHLGNTRLTFSTTPENYTMVETFESGEENGFQALNRLVNSNANTTSGGNEVQVLSHYGEIGGMILLNLNKGDTIHLKVNANYENSASGNTYWGIDPLDLFDLVEGTYMGLEGAVDHLVDEDEFMSAIGGMADKSESSDAPRAYLNYILWDEGMNYVSSGFQQINTVAQGIGTTETIGISDIIADREGYILAYLSNENQQPINIHFDDFTVYHGKTNVVQSDDYYPFGLTYNSTSRMASEPQHFLYNGKELQPETGWVDYGARMHDPALGRWFNVDPLAEAMRRHSPYNYAFDNPIRYIDPDGMMGTDPNDEKEQDPNSRKAKGAIEISLFKYLVDYLKKPEGVPDEVPLFIKITFDITEETDESGNKKTDTEVTDTNVVETKNYKIGSVVVEPNNDGSGTGKITVTVLNGGGSNEDGSGIDFKGGSSGRKEIETLTPAKAEFVLFYRLGINKEGKAQGAVSQDNQLNFRFEQSKNTDHQFTPGDKVLRLVLDKRKTSHFIMTRFKSDINNYPAPFEN, from the coding sequence ATGAAAATGTTCAAACTCGTATTGAAAGTATTGACTATTGGTCTGCTTTTTTTGATAAGCTCGTATTCCCATGCCCAGCAATGTCAGGGTGTAAGTTCCTGTCCTCCAGGAGATGATTGTGGCCTAATTACTTCCTATAGAGATGCTGATGGTGACGGAAAAGGCGATCCAAATGTGTCATTAACATGCATTAATATTCCTGGCGGTTATGTATCCAATGATGATGATTGCGATGATTCTAACGCATCTGTATGGAATACTTGTTGTACTAAAAAGAAGTGGTATCGGGATGCAGATAATGACAACTATGGACATGCGAGTATACATGTTTGGAATTGCACAAGACCCAGTGGCTATGTTGCCAATAATCTAGATTGCAATGATGGAAACTCGTCTATAACATTGGCTAGGAATTGGTATATAGATTCTGATGGTGATGGTAAAGGGGCAGATGCTTCGTCATCCTTTCATCAAAATCTGCCTCCGGGTGAATTAGGGACAATCAGAATAGTGGATTGTTCACAACCTTCTGGTTATGTTGCTAATAATAGTGATTGCAATGATCTTGATGGGAATGTTCAAGGATATGAATGGGCATATGATAGTGATGGTGATGGATTCGGAGATCCTAACAATACCTATTTTGGATGCGACGGTGGATCTAGTTATGTATTGAATAAAACAGATTGTAACGATAATTCGGCAGTAATTAATCCAAATACGAAATGGTATAAAGATGCTGATGGCGATGGCTATTCAGATGGAACTGTAGTCACTCAATGCAATAGACCAACTAACTATTTTCTGGCCAGTGAATTAACACAAACGTCTGGCGATTGCAATGATGATCCTCAAAATAGTGGATCCGACATTAACTTGGCGGTGAAATGGTATAAAGATCAAGATGGTGATGGTTATTCGGATGGAACTACAGTTACTCAATGCAATAGACCTAATCATTACTTTAAAGAAAGCGAGCTGACTCAAATATCCGGAGATTGTGCAGATAACGATGAAACTCGGAACCCTGAAACTATTTGGTATGAGGATGATGATAAGGATAGCTTTGGAAATCCGAATAGAACTCGAGTACAATGCGCTAACCCTACCACTCTTGAAGATCATTGGGTAAGGAATGCAAATGACTGTAATGATACAGATGGGCATGGACCCCCCACATGGTATTTGGATAATGATGGAGATGGCTATGCGGGATATAGTACAATAACTCAATGCAATCGACCTTCCAATGGATTTACTTCTCCTTCAGATTGTGACGATGAAAATACCTCTATCACTACAGAGAGAATCTGGTTCATTGACAATGATGGTGACGGACAAGGTGCAGACTTAAGTTCCCCTTTCCATCAGGGACTACCTTCAAGTGAGTTGGGGACGGTCACGAAGACTGATTGTGACCAACCTAATGGATATGTAGCAAATAATACAGATTGCAACGATTTCGATCAAAACGTTCAACAAACACTTTGGGCATATGATGGCGATGGCGATACATTTGGAGACCCTAACAATACGTATGTAGGTTGCGGTTCTGATGGGTATGTAGCTAATACAGATGATTGTGATGATTCTTCTACGGCTATTAATCCCAATACTCGCTGGTACAAAGATGGTGATGGTGATGGGTATTCAAACGGGACTTCAATTACTCAATGTGGTCGACCGAATAACTATTATCTAGCAAGTGAGCTTACTGCAACCTCTGGAGATTGTAACGATAATAATTCCAATATAATATCATCGACTACTTGGTATAGGGATGGAGATGGAGATGGATTGGGAAATTCTAACAATACAACAACAAGCTGTACTCAACCATCCGGATTTGTGCTGACAGGAGGTGATTGTGATGATCATGATGCTTCTATTAGAGGAAGAGTAAGATGGTATGAAGATGCGGATGAAGATGGATTTGGAAACCCAAATGGTCAAACGTTAGTGCGATGTACAGCACCACAATCTCCAGAAGGGGATACGCAATGGGTAAGAAACAATCAAGACTGTGATGATACAGATGGACAAGGGCCTCCAGAGTGGTATGTGGATATAGATGGAGATGGAGCAGCGGGAAATTCCTCTATGAGAGCATGTACTCAACCGCCAAATACTTACTCATCATCAACAGATTGTGATGACAGAGACCCAAATGTGATTGGACCAAGAACATGGTATGTAGATAATGACGGAGATGGATTAGGAGCTAATATGAACTCAGAAAGAAATCTGAATCTACCTCCAAGCGAAATTGGTGAACCAACGAAGATTAGTTGTGATAAACCCCTCGGCTATGTAGATAATAATCTGGATTGTTATGATATCGACCCAAATATTCAAGCTTCGCTAGCAGGGACTTATTACCATGATGCGGATGGTGATGGATTTGGTGATGCTTCAACTGCCATGAATTCTTGCGAACCACTCGAAGGCTATGTGACGAATGGAGATGATTGTGATGACAATGAGATTTCAGGTTTTGAGATCAATCCAAGGACGAAATGGTATAAGGATAGAGATGGGGATGGGTTCTCAGATGGGATTTATGACATGGGCTGTAATCGCTCCGCTAATTTTTTCTACCTGCCATCAGAACTGGAAGCAACGCAAGGAGATTGCGATGATGACAATCCGAATATCAATCGCATCATTTGGTATAAAGATCAAGACAATGATAACCTTGGAGACCCCAGCACATTCACATATAATTGTAATCAACCTGAAGGATATGTATCCAATAAACATGATGAATGCCCAAACTATGCAGGGGAAGGGAATGGCTGTCCAGATTTTGGAATCAATTACATCAAAACACGTACAGCAAGAGTAGCTGGAGTAGCTATTAATGATATTAAAAGCAGACCTATTGATGAGGTGACTTTATCAACGATATACTTTGATGGCTTGGGCAATAACCTTCAGCAGGTGACCAGGGCAGCCTCACCACTTGCTCATGATATCGTGATTCCTTTTGCATACGACGATCTAGGGAGAATGGAAAAAGAGTATTTGCCATATGTAGCCTCGTCTGCTACAGGAGCCTATCAAATCAATGCCTTAAATGAGTCCTATCTAGAGAGCGACCAGTATCAATTTTATCAAACCACTCCAGGTATAGCGCATGATCCTATGCCTTATGCTCAAAAACGATTCGAAAACTCGCCTCTAAGTAGGGTGCAAGAACAAGCCGCCCCTGGGCAGGCATGGCAGGTGGGAGGAAAATCAGTAAAGATGGGGTATGATACCAATACCGGTTTAGAAGTCATTCTTTGGAATAATGATGATTTCGAAAATCTCACTGGGTCTTTTTACAAACCAGGTGAGCTAATGAAGATCAGTATTACAGATGAAGATGGCAATGAAACGATCACTTTTACTGATAAAAAAGGACAGGTAATCCTTAATAGATCTGCAGTAGAAGAAGGAGTATGGGCAGATACCTATTATATATATGACAACTATGGTCGTCTGCGAGTGGTACTTCAGCCAGAGGCAATAAAAATGATCAATGAAAATCTGAATGATTTTCAGACGGAAGGCTATGAAGTGATTACTGATGATTATTACATCACTTCGGATGATGTAAATAAGAAGTTTCTCTATGTTGACGGTGTTACGGTAAAAATTACACCTAGAATTCGTATTACTCCAGAATTTAGATTAAAAGAAATTGATGTAACTCTTTCTCAAGATGCACTGGAATTATGGGCCTTCCAATATCACTATGATGGTCGTCATCGCATGATTGAGAAAAAAGTGCCAGGTGCAGATTGGGTCTATATGGTTTATGACCGTTGGGATCGTTTGGTTTTGACGCAAGATGGAAATCAGCGCGAAAATAGTGAGTGGCTTTTTACTAAGTACGATGAGTTGAATAGGCCAGTTATCGCAGGAATAGCTAGTATGGGTGGCTCTTTAGACCAAATCAGAAATGATGTGAAAAATGGAGAGAACAGGTATGAGGAGAAAGGGATCGCACTTCATGGATATACGAATAACGCACTTCCCACTAACTCTGCTATCCAGCAGGTTCATACGGTAACATATTATGATGAATATCCGGAAGGAATGCCTGTTGAGCTCAATGCGAGCTACCCTGCGGATTTCGATGGTGCCATCACGAGTCAATCCTTAAAAGGCCAGTTGACATCATCTAAAACCAACGTACTCGGAGGTGAAGAATTTCTATGGTCATCAACGTACTATGATGAAAAATATCGCCCGCTAAAAGAAGTTACGCAAAACCAATGGGGAGATCCTGAAGTGATCTATTCGGAGTATGATTTTATCGGACAAGTCAAGAAAACAAGGCAGGTACATGACAGTGAAGAATATGCGGAGATCAACGAACGATATGAACACGATCATACAGGTAGACTGCTGAGTCATTTTCATAAACTAAACGAGGAATCAGAAATCCTTTTGGTAGCAAACGAATACAATGAACTAGGGCAGGTATTAGAGAAAAACATTCACAAGAAAGGTGAAGACTTCCAGCAATCTCAAGATTATGCTTACAACATTCGAGGCTGGCTTAAGTCCATCAATGATCCTGGATTAACAGATTTCACTGAGAGTCATAAAGACCTTTTTGGGATGGAGTTGCTATACAATGTTGAAGATGGACCGCTCGGTAATAAATCTCTATTCAATGGAAATATCAGTGCGATGCGTTGGAGCGACTGGTCAGCATTCGGAAGTAATCAATCACGTGCATACAGGTATAAATATGATCAACTCAACCGACTGAAATCGGCAGATCATTTCATAAACAACAATGATGTAAATAAGTATGACGTCTCAGGTTTAAGCTACGATTTGAATGGAAATATTGAAATGCTGAAACGAAGGAATGAATCTACAACAACCTACATGGATGACTTAAGCTACACTTATTCGGGCAATAGGTTGATGATGGTTTCTGATGAAGCAGGAGAGGCTGGTTTCGAAGATGGTAATACTTCTGGAGAGGATTATCAATACGACGCAAATGGAAATATGATTACGGATTTAAATAAAGAAATTTCTTCCATTTCATATAATCATTTGAATCTAGCCGAGCGCATAGATTTTCAAAATGGTGACTATGTTCTCTATAGCTACGATGCAGCTGGGATAAAGATGAGTAAAGAAGCTGTGATCAATGGAGAAAGCTCATTAACAGATTATATAGGCAATTTTATTTATGAAAACGACACCTTGCAATTCATTCAACATGTAGAAGGACGCATTATGCCCTTGAGCGCGGGTCATCCCGGACTTGATTCAGGATCTTCAGAGGGCTGGGACTACCAATACCACCTCACCGATCACTTAGGCAACACGAGACTTACATTCTCCACCACACCAGAGAACTATACCATGGTGGAGACTTTCGAGAGTGGAGAAGAAAATGGGTTTCAAGCTCTTAATCGACTGGTGAATAGCAATGCCAATACTACATCCGGAGGGAATGAGGTGCAGGTTCTTTCGCATTACGGTGAAATTGGGGGAATGATTTTGTTAAATCTTAATAAGGGTGATACGATTCATTTAAAAGTTAATGCTAATTATGAAAATTCAGCATCTGGCAACACCTATTGGGGCATAGATCCATTGGATTTATTTGACTTGGTCGAAGGGACGTATATGGGATTAGAAGGAGCGGTTGATCATTTGGTTGATGAAGATGAGTTTATGTCGGCAATCGGAGGAATGGCAGATAAAAGTGAATCTAGTGATGCTCCAAGAGCATATCTTAACTATATCCTATGGGATGAGGGAATGAACTATGTTTCCTCAGGGTTTCAGCAAATCAATACAGTTGCACAAGGAATCGGCACGACTGAAACGATTGGAATAAGTGATATCATAGCGGATCGGGAAGGGTACATTCTGGCCTACTTGAGTAACGAGAATCAACAACCAATAAATATCCATTTCGACGACTTCACGGTCTATCATGGAAAAACGAACGTCGTGCAAAGTGATGATTACTATCCATTTGGTTTGACGTACAATTCTACAAGTCGAATGGCAAGTGAGCCGCAACATTTTTTGTATAATGGCAAAGAACTTCAGCCAGAAACTGGGTGGGTCGACTATGGTGCCAGGATGCACGATCCAGCTCTGGGGAGATGGTTTAATGTGGATCCATTGGCTGAGGCAATGAGGAGACATTCTCCATACAACTATGCATTCGATAACCCCATCCGGTACATTGATCCCGATGGGATGATGGGAACAGATCCCAATGATGAAAAAGAGCAAGATCCTAATTCTAGGAAAGCTAAGGGTGCTATAGAGATAAGTCTATTTAAGTACTTGGTTGATTATTTAAAAAAACCAGAAGGAGTTCCAGATGAAGTGCCTCTTTTTATTAAAATAACTTTTGATATAACTGAAGAAACAGATGAATCTGGTAATAAGAAAACTGACACCGAAGTGACAGATACAAATGTGGTAGAGACGAAAAATTACAAAATAGGGAGTGTTGTTGTAGAACCAAACAACGATGGCTCTGGAACAGGTAAGATTACTGTTACCGTATTGAATGGCGGAGGCTCAAATGAAGATGGGTCTGGAATTGATTTTAAAGGAGGTTCTTCGGGGCGAAAAGAAATTGAGACCCTGACTCCAGCAAAAGCAGAATTTGTATTGTTCTATCGATTAGGCATTAACAAAGAAGGGAAGGCTCAAGGAGCAGTTTCACAAGATAATCAGCTAAACTTTAGGTTTGAGCAGAGCAAAAATACAGATCATCAATTTACCCCTGGGGATAAGGTGTTGAGACTCGTTTTAGATAAAAGGAAAACATCACATTTTATAATGACTAGATTTAAAAGTGATATTAATAACTATCCAGCACCATTTGAAAATTAG
- a CDS encoding transposase produces the protein MSEKYKFHEPSGIYFTTTTVAFWVDLFTKPAYKHLIVESLRYCQKEKGLKIHAWCLMSSHLHMIISSEDNELSSIMADFKKHTSKQVIKILDQINESRKEWLLRSFSSAAQKLTKVKNYKVWHEGNHPILLDSTQLLTEKLDYIHMNPVEDESLDEPSYYWYSSARNYEGKVGLIKVDLL, from the coding sequence ATGTCAGAGAAGTATAAATTTCATGAACCATCAGGTATCTATTTTACGACGACCACAGTAGCTTTTTGGGTTGATCTATTTACAAAGCCAGCGTACAAGCATTTGATAGTAGAATCTTTAAGGTATTGTCAAAAAGAGAAAGGGCTGAAAATTCATGCTTGGTGCTTAATGTCATCACATCTACACATGATTATCAGTTCAGAAGACAATGAATTGAGTTCAATTATGGCAGACTTTAAGAAGCATACATCTAAGCAAGTCATAAAAATACTTGATCAAATAAATGAAAGCCGAAAAGAGTGGTTGCTTAGATCATTTTCAAGTGCAGCTCAGAAACTGACTAAAGTGAAAAATTATAAGGTATGGCACGAAGGGAATCATCCTATTTTACTTGATAGCACTCAATTATTAACAGAAAAGCTTGATTATATTCATATGAATCCTGTGGAAGATGAAAGTCTAGATGAGCCTAGCTACTATTGGTACAGTTCTGCAAGGAATTATGAAGGAAAGGTTGGACTAATAAAAGTGGATTTGTTATAA